In Acidaminococcus timonensis, one DNA window encodes the following:
- the alaS gene encoding alanine--tRNA ligase codes for MKYLSGNEIRQKYLDFFKERGHLVLPSASLIPHDDPTLLLIGAGMAPFKPYFTGKVKPPATRITTCQKCVRTGDIENVGRTARHHTYFEMLGNFSFGDYFKKEVIPWAWEFLTKVLELPADKLWITVYPKDQEAYDLWHDVCGVPAERIVKLEDNWWEIASGGPCGPDSEIHIDLGEDRGCGRPECGPGCDCGRFLELWNLVFTQYNKEPDGSYTPLQHKNIDTGLGLERVASVLQEKPSNFETDLIFPIIEYACKVSGKKYNADPKDDVSLKVIADHARSVTFMIGDGILPSNEGRGYILRRVLRRAIRHGRLLGIRKEFLVGAADLVIDMYGEHYTDLKEKRSYIEKVIAMEENSFLQTLEQGTDLLNQKIDAMRKEGSTVLKGEDAFQLYDTFGFPWELTEEILEEQGFTMDKKGFEAAMEVQRERARAARNDKEGKPVFYETRHLGLGKLTVDENSKNGKVAAIFPIHETQPIEKAKAGDELAVILTNTAFHAEGGGQLGDTGRLVSEKGIFDVTDTKKLADGYTIQLGTLEQGTLAVGDDMEFEVNLKRRADIARNHTATHLLHAALKQVLGSHVNQAGSYVGPDRLRFDFSHFSPLTEEELQKVEDIVNEKILDAVDVEISQQELEKAKEMGAMALFGEKYGKIVRVVNVPGYSMELCGGVHVSNTSHIGLFKILSESSVGAGVRRIEAVTGRGALAYTRELESLIEEASAAVKGRPTTLVSRINALQEDLKSEKHRADDLEKKMVAAQAASVTADAKDVKGVPVLVQEVKVQDVESLRNMGDTLRDKTGGVVVLAAPMAADKVNILVMATKDAVKKGVHAGKLAKGVAQVMGGNGGGRPDMAQAGGKDASKLQAGLDEAWKLVEAQIH; via the coding sequence ATGAAATATTTAAGTGGTAATGAGATTCGACAAAAATATCTGGATTTCTTCAAGGAACGGGGCCATCTGGTACTGCCCAGTGCATCCCTGATCCCGCATGATGATCCGACGCTGCTTCTGATCGGCGCCGGTATGGCGCCCTTCAAGCCGTATTTCACCGGTAAGGTCAAACCGCCGGCGACCCGCATCACCACCTGCCAGAAATGTGTACGTACCGGGGATATCGAGAACGTGGGCCGTACTGCCCGCCATCATACGTATTTTGAAATGCTGGGGAACTTCTCTTTCGGCGATTACTTCAAAAAGGAAGTGATCCCCTGGGCCTGGGAATTCCTGACGAAAGTCCTGGAACTGCCGGCCGACAAACTGTGGATCACGGTATATCCCAAGGACCAGGAAGCTTATGACCTGTGGCATGATGTGTGCGGCGTACCGGCCGAACGGATCGTGAAACTGGAAGATAACTGGTGGGAAATCGCCAGTGGCGGCCCCTGCGGTCCTGACTCCGAAATCCATATCGATCTGGGCGAAGACCGGGGCTGCGGCCGTCCGGAATGTGGCCCGGGCTGCGACTGCGGCCGGTTCCTGGAACTGTGGAACCTGGTATTCACCCAGTACAACAAAGAGCCGGACGGCAGCTATACGCCGCTGCAGCATAAGAACATCGATACCGGTCTGGGTCTGGAACGGGTGGCTTCCGTACTGCAGGAAAAGCCCTCCAACTTTGAAACCGACCTGATTTTCCCGATCATCGAATACGCCTGCAAGGTTTCCGGCAAGAAATACAATGCGGATCCCAAAGACGACGTTTCCCTGAAGGTCATTGCGGACCATGCCCGTTCTGTCACCTTCATGATCGGCGACGGCATCCTGCCTTCCAACGAAGGCCGGGGCTACATCCTGCGCCGGGTATTGCGCCGGGCCATCCGCCACGGGCGTCTGCTGGGCATCCGCAAGGAATTCCTGGTGGGGGCTGCGGATCTGGTCATCGACATGTACGGGGAGCACTACACCGATCTGAAGGAAAAACGTTCCTACATTGAAAAGGTCATCGCCATGGAAGAAAACAGCTTCCTGCAGACCCTGGAACAGGGCACTGACCTGCTGAACCAGAAGATCGATGCCATGCGCAAGGAGGGAAGCACCGTCCTGAAGGGCGAAGATGCCTTCCAGCTGTACGATACCTTTGGGTTCCCCTGGGAACTGACGGAAGAGATCCTGGAAGAACAGGGCTTCACCATGGACAAGAAGGGCTTCGAGGCCGCCATGGAAGTCCAGCGGGAAAGAGCCCGGGCTGCCCGGAACGATAAGGAAGGCAAGCCCGTATTCTACGAAACCCGTCATCTGGGCCTGGGCAAGCTGACCGTGGACGAAAACAGCAAGAACGGCAAAGTGGCTGCCATTTTCCCGATCCACGAAACCCAGCCCATCGAAAAGGCCAAGGCCGGCGATGAACTGGCCGTGATCCTGACCAATACCGCCTTCCACGCTGAAGGGGGCGGACAGTTGGGTGATACCGGTCGTCTGGTGTCCGAAAAGGGCATCTTCGACGTGACCGACACCAAGAAACTGGCCGATGGCTACACCATCCAGCTGGGGACCCTGGAACAGGGCACTCTGGCTGTGGGCGACGACATGGAATTCGAAGTGAACCTGAAACGCCGTGCCGACATCGCCCGGAACCATACGGCCACCCACCTGCTGCATGCAGCCCTGAAACAGGTGCTGGGCAGCCATGTGAACCAGGCCGGCAGCTATGTAGGTCCGGACCGTCTGCGCTTCGACTTCTCCCATTTCTCTCCGCTGACGGAAGAAGAACTGCAGAAAGTGGAAGACATCGTCAACGAAAAGATCCTGGATGCGGTGGATGTGGAAATCTCCCAGCAGGAACTGGAAAAAGCCAAGGAAATGGGCGCCATGGCCCTGTTTGGTGAAAAATACGGCAAGATCGTCCGGGTGGTGAATGTACCGGGTTACAGCATGGAACTGTGCGGCGGCGTCCATGTTTCCAACACCAGCCACATCGGCCTGTTCAAGATCCTGTCCGAATCCAGCGTAGGGGCTGGTGTCCGCCGGATCGAAGCCGTGACCGGCCGGGGCGCACTGGCCTACACCCGGGAACTGGAAAGCCTGATCGAAGAGGCCTCTGCTGCGGTGAAGGGACGTCCCACCACGCTGGTGAGCCGGATCAATGCTCTGCAGGAAGACCTGAAGAGCGAAAAGCATCGGGCTGACGATCTGGAGAAGAAGATGGTAGCTGCCCAGGCCGCCAGTGTCACGGCGGATGCCAAAGACGTAAAGGGCGTGCCTGTACTGGTCCAGGAAGTGAAGGTCCAGGATGTGGAAAGCCTGCGGAATATGGGCGATACGCTGCGTGACAAGACCGGCGGCGTAGTGGTGCTGGCAGCACCCATGGCGGCCGACAAGGTGAACATCCTGGTCATGGCTACGAAGGACGCTGTGAAGAAGGGCGTCCATGCCGGCAAGCTGGCCAAAGGTGTGGCCCAGGTCATGGGCGGCAACGGCGGCGGCCGGCCGGATATGGCCCAGGCAGGCGGCAAGGATGCCTCCAAGCTGCAGGCTGGGCTGGACGAAGCCTGGAAACTGGTGGAAGCACAGATCCACTAA
- a CDS encoding TetR-like C-terminal domain-containing protein has translation MDPKEKLGKSLYHLLEKKHLYDISIEEIARDANLKVEDFNREFKSKRAAAHWVYLHILSRHGRDILKSRCWSEALYKKFLLYQANLKFLQNLYVSCDLEEIRQTNRRFVRDAYHLMLKKAGADLNNPHIQFATEMVVYGGEEMTMRWILDGMKVPIEVMLVLFQESIPLIISQYFY, from the coding sequence ATGGATCCAAAGGAAAAACTGGGGAAGTCTCTTTATCATCTGCTGGAAAAGAAACATCTGTATGACATCTCCATCGAGGAGATTGCCCGGGATGCCAATCTGAAGGTGGAGGATTTCAACCGGGAGTTCAAATCCAAACGGGCAGCGGCCCACTGGGTGTATCTGCACATCCTGTCCCGACATGGCAGGGACATCCTGAAAAGCCGGTGCTGGTCGGAAGCACTGTACAAGAAGTTCCTGCTGTATCAGGCCAACCTGAAATTTCTGCAGAACCTGTATGTCAGCTGCGATCTGGAGGAAATCCGTCAGACCAACCGTCGGTTCGTCCGGGATGCCTACCATCTGATGCTGAAGAAGGCGGGCGCGGATCTGAACAATCCGCACATCCAGTTTGCCACGGAAATGGTTGTTTATGGGGGAGAAGAAATGACCATGCGCTGGATCCTGGATGGGATGAAAGTGCCCATCGAAGTGATGCTGGTGCTGTTCCAGGAGTCCATACCGTTGATCATCAGTCAATATTTCTATTAA